Proteins encoded by one window of Armatimonadia bacterium:
- a CDS encoding sialate O-acetylesterase, producing the protein MRRTALAVLALSLAVCLLAAVPALADVKLPAVLSSGMVLQQNMNLPIWGWADPGEVVTVAIGDQSASAVANAVGDWKVLLGPFKAGGPVDVTVKGKNTVTLTDVLFGEVWVCSGQSNMQFNLRSAINSEQEIADANYPQIRLFQVPNVTAETPQRDVKAKWVACSPQTVPGFTAVGYFFGRHLHKALKVPVGLIGTSWGGTPSEAWTSVPAMQIEPDLQPLFDRWANNIATYPANMERYNNEVLPKWRADVEKAKAAGKEPPRQPTGPLGPASQHRPGNLYNGMIAPIVPFGIQGAIWYQGESNAGRAYQYRRLMPMLISDWRNNWQEGDFTFLMVQLANYMARKDNPGDSAWAELREAQSMTTTLLPKVGQAVIIDIGDAGNIHPTNKQDVGKRLGLQAQKITYGQDIPYSGPVYKSMSVEGNKIRLKFDCIFGGLASQDGQPLKGFSIAGGDRKFVWANARIDGDTVVVSSDQVAAPVAVRYAWADNPECNLSNSTAIPASPFRTDEWPGITINSR; encoded by the coding sequence GTGCGCAGAACCGCCCTAGCCGTACTGGCACTGAGCCTCGCCGTCTGCCTCCTCGCGGCAGTCCCAGCGCTTGCCGACGTCAAGCTGCCCGCCGTGCTGTCCAGCGGTATGGTCTTGCAGCAGAACATGAACCTCCCCATCTGGGGATGGGCTGATCCCGGTGAGGTAGTCACCGTCGCCATCGGCGACCAATCAGCCTCCGCCGTCGCCAATGCTGTCGGCGACTGGAAGGTCCTTCTTGGCCCCTTCAAGGCCGGCGGCCCGGTTGACGTCACCGTCAAGGGCAAGAACACCGTCACCCTCACCGACGTCCTCTTCGGCGAGGTCTGGGTGTGCTCCGGACAGTCGAACATGCAGTTCAACCTCCGCAGCGCCATCAACTCGGAGCAGGAGATCGCCGACGCCAACTACCCACAGATCCGCCTGTTCCAGGTGCCCAACGTCACCGCTGAGACCCCGCAAAGGGACGTCAAGGCCAAGTGGGTCGCCTGCTCCCCGCAGACGGTCCCCGGCTTCACCGCCGTCGGCTACTTCTTCGGCCGTCACCTGCACAAGGCTCTCAAGGTCCCGGTCGGTCTCATCGGCACCTCCTGGGGCGGCACTCCTTCTGAGGCCTGGACAAGCGTCCCCGCCATGCAGATTGAGCCGGACCTCCAGCCGCTCTTCGACCGCTGGGCTAACAACATCGCCACCTACCCGGCGAATATGGAGCGCTACAACAACGAGGTCCTGCCGAAGTGGCGCGCCGACGTTGAGAAGGCCAAGGCCGCGGGTAAGGAACCTCCTCGGCAGCCCACTGGCCCGCTCGGACCGGCTAGCCAGCACCGACCGGGCAACCTGTACAATGGCATGATCGCCCCGATCGTGCCCTTCGGCATCCAGGGCGCCATCTGGTACCAGGGCGAGTCCAACGCCGGGCGTGCCTACCAGTACCGCAGGCTCATGCCCATGCTCATCAGCGACTGGCGCAACAACTGGCAGGAGGGTGACTTCACCTTCCTCATGGTCCAGCTCGCGAACTACATGGCCCGCAAGGACAACCCCGGCGACAGCGCCTGGGCTGAGCTTCGCGAGGCGCAGAGCATGACCACCACGCTCCTTCCCAAGGTCGGCCAGGCCGTCATCATCGACATCGGCGACGCCGGCAACATCCACCCGACCAACAAGCAGGACGTCGGCAAGCGCCTCGGCCTGCAGGCCCAGAAGATCACCTACGGTCAGGATATTCCCTACTCCGGCCCCGTCTATAAGTCCATGTCCGTCGAGGGCAACAAGATCCGCCTGAAGTTCGACTGCATCTTCGGCGGCCTCGCCTCTCAGGACGGTCAGCCGCTCAAGGGCTTCTCGATCGCCGGCGGAGACCGCAAGTTCGTCTGGGCGAACGCCAGGATCGACGGCGACACCGTCGTCGTCTCCAGTGACCAGGTGGCAGCACCAGTCGCCGTCCGCTACGCCTGGGCTGATAACCCCGAGTGCAACCTGTCCAACAGCACCGCCATTCCCGCCAGCCCCTTCCGCACCGACGAGTGGCCTGGCATCACGATCAACAGCAGGTAG
- a CDS encoding GDSL-type esterase/lipase family protein has protein sequence MLMALLLAATVSAGAAVVDVTPAGVTLNKPRGMSFADGRLWVSDSEAGRVLALPVKVDGSLEAPALTITGLKQPMELAVAAGKLYVAETSGGQVSIFDAATGEGRGTIPVPAPRGVWMLPEGLLAVTSGPSAAAARVMVFDTKAEGMPMVRSIGPGPFEVPWGVMGLADGSLLVADMGKRRVLRFKADGTPDGELPGTVERRVTVMTLSEGVLKVAESPAHRVLTIDPQTGALKDETPSGAETYPQGIATDGQGHLFLALTGTHRIVRLGEAGTEPTAPSQVAPAQAPAPLVSAPRILGREKLTVVCLGDSVTMGVGAPEGQSYPDQLQGLMDARYGRGIVKVVNAGVGGNTSAQGLARLETDVLAHKPEVVLINFGLNDSSKNGPQDYRCSPEEYRRNLETLVTKVRAAGAEPILSTVTPVLEEYYFDRHPQEAYGGDGGVQGLLGRYNAVVWEVAASRNVAVSDLHRAVLGGERELLRTEQNSGVRDGVHFTAEGYRALALEFFVTLGRVLEH, from the coding sequence ATGCTGATGGCACTGCTTCTTGCTGCAACGGTGAGCGCCGGCGCGGCCGTCGTGGATGTGACGCCTGCCGGTGTGACGCTGAACAAGCCGCGAGGGATGAGCTTCGCCGACGGACGCCTGTGGGTGTCAGACTCGGAGGCCGGCCGGGTGCTGGCGCTCCCGGTGAAGGTGGACGGGTCTCTGGAAGCCCCGGCTCTGACCATCACCGGGCTCAAGCAGCCGATGGAGCTTGCAGTCGCTGCGGGCAAGCTCTACGTTGCGGAAACCAGCGGTGGTCAGGTGTCCATCTTCGATGCGGCCACGGGGGAGGGACGTGGCACCATCCCGGTTCCGGCTCCGCGGGGAGTCTGGATGCTTCCAGAGGGTCTGTTGGCGGTCACCAGTGGCCCCTCGGCAGCGGCAGCCAGGGTGATGGTGTTCGATACCAAGGCCGAGGGGATGCCGATGGTTCGGAGCATCGGCCCTGGTCCCTTCGAGGTGCCCTGGGGAGTGATGGGTCTCGCGGACGGTAGCCTGCTGGTGGCCGACATGGGCAAGCGAAGAGTACTGCGGTTCAAGGCCGACGGTACGCCTGACGGAGAGTTGCCTGGGACTGTGGAAAGACGAGTGACAGTGATGACGCTCTCGGAGGGTGTGCTGAAGGTGGCGGAGTCTCCCGCGCACCGAGTGCTGACGATCGACCCGCAGACCGGGGCCCTCAAGGACGAGACGCCTTCAGGGGCAGAGACCTACCCGCAGGGGATCGCCACGGACGGACAAGGGCACCTGTTCCTCGCGCTGACCGGCACCCATCGGATTGTGCGGCTCGGTGAAGCGGGGACGGAGCCGACCGCACCGAGTCAGGTAGCCCCGGCCCAGGCACCGGCTCCGCTGGTGAGTGCGCCGCGGATCCTTGGGCGCGAGAAGCTGACGGTGGTCTGCCTGGGCGACTCGGTGACGATGGGCGTTGGGGCTCCGGAGGGACAGTCCTACCCGGACCAGTTGCAGGGGCTGATGGACGCGCGGTACGGGCGGGGCATCGTCAAGGTGGTCAACGCGGGCGTCGGGGGCAACACCTCCGCCCAGGGGCTGGCGAGGCTTGAGACCGACGTGCTGGCTCACAAGCCGGAGGTGGTACTGATCAACTTCGGCCTGAATGACTCCTCAAAGAACGGGCCTCAGGACTACCGGTGCTCGCCGGAGGAATACCGGCGCAACCTGGAGACGCTGGTGACGAAGGTTCGCGCCGCCGGTGCGGAGCCGATTCTCTCGACCGTGACGCCGGTGCTCGAGGAGTACTACTTCGACAGGCACCCGCAGGAGGCCTACGGAGGAGACGGCGGAGTGCAGGGGCTCCTTGGACGCTACAACGCAGTGGTGTGGGAAGTCGCAGCATCCCGAAATGTGGCGGTGTCGGACCTTCACCGCGCGGTCCTTGGCGGCGAGAGAGAGTTGCTCCGAACAGAGCAGAACTCCGGCGTTCGCGACGGTGTGCATTTCACCGCTGAGGGCTACCGAGCGCTCGCGCTGGAGTTCTTCGTGACCCTCGGCCGGGTCCTGGAGCACTAG
- a CDS encoding prepilin-type N-terminal cleavage/methylation domain-containing protein, whose product MRRRYRGFTLIELLVVIAIIAILAAILFPVFARAREQARKTRCLASLRQIGTALHMYCQDYDGILPTMAVKPSTEPGVPVMTEVLHPYTRNRELFRCPSDSAYYKTEYSSYLWTDLFNDQSLDDPSFLGVDLTDVPCFTDAEDFWHGGRDAKFARNCLWVDGHAKFLTRASAPSVP is encoded by the coding sequence GTGCGTAGACGTTACCGGGGCTTCACCCTCATCGAACTGCTCGTTGTCATAGCCATCATCGCCATCCTCGCCGCGATCCTGTTTCCCGTGTTCGCACGAGCCCGGGAGCAGGCGCGCAAGACGAGGTGTCTGGCGAGCCTGCGCCAGATAGGGACCGCGCTGCACATGTACTGCCAGGACTACGACGGGATCCTCCCGACGATGGCGGTGAAGCCCTCTACCGAGCCCGGCGTGCCCGTCATGACCGAGGTGCTGCACCCCTACACCAGGAACCGTGAACTCTTCCGCTGCCCCAGCGACAGCGCCTACTACAAGACCGAGTACTCCAGTTACCTGTGGACCGACCTGTTCAACGACCAGTCCCTGGACGATCCGTCCTTCCTCGGCGTTGACCTCACCGACGTCCCGTGCTTCACCGACGCCGAGGACTTCTGGCATGGCGGTCGCGATGCCAAGTTCGCCCGCAACTGCCTGTGGGTGGACGGGCACGCCAAGTTCCTGACCAGGGCCTCGGCGCCGTCGGTTCCCTGA
- the cimA gene encoding citramalate synthase, translated as MAKTVRIYDTTLRDGCQAERVAFSVKDKLRVAHRLDELGVAYIEGGWPNETNPRDREFFRLAQKETWTHARIAAFGSTRRGGVRPQEDAILAELVASRAPVIAIFGKSWDMHATDVLRVSLEENLAMIQDSVAFLKEHAEEVIFDGEHFFDGYKANPEYALETLEAAVAGGADLVCLCDTNGGCMPWEIEEMVEVVAERLAVPLGIHCHNDSGTAVANSLAAVRVGCVQVQATMNGFGERAGNANLCVVVPNLELKLGVSCLPEGNLLDMTAASKFVSELANLPHDHRQPYVGESAFAHKGGMHVNAVLKRPDSFEHVPPETVGNERRILVSDVAGSSTIAHKLQKIWPGLDRRDPFVKDVLERVKAQENQGYEYEAAEGSLVLLAQELRGERPELFRLHGYRVLAGKHEETSEPFAEATVEIDIDGESFHTAAMGTGPVHALDLALRKALQEKYPKINLMELMDYKVRVLEGTHGTATGVRVIIETSDGKASWGTVGVHQNIIEATWRALVDSIVYGLQKNGGDKIEG; from the coding sequence ATGGCTAAGACAGTTCGGATCTATGATACGACGCTCCGGGATGGGTGCCAGGCAGAACGCGTGGCCTTCAGCGTGAAGGACAAGCTGCGGGTTGCGCACCGCCTCGATGAGTTGGGAGTCGCCTACATCGAGGGCGGCTGGCCCAATGAGACCAATCCGCGTGACCGCGAATTCTTCCGGCTTGCGCAGAAGGAGACCTGGACCCACGCCAGGATCGCAGCCTTCGGTAGCACTCGCCGAGGAGGCGTGCGGCCCCAGGAGGATGCGATTCTCGCCGAGCTGGTGGCCTCGCGTGCGCCCGTCATAGCGATCTTCGGGAAGTCCTGGGACATGCATGCCACGGACGTGCTGCGCGTCTCTCTGGAAGAGAACCTGGCGATGATCCAGGACTCCGTAGCCTTCCTGAAGGAGCACGCCGAGGAGGTGATCTTCGACGGCGAGCACTTCTTCGACGGCTACAAGGCGAACCCGGAATACGCGCTGGAAACCCTGGAAGCCGCGGTGGCCGGTGGTGCTGATCTGGTCTGCCTGTGTGACACAAATGGCGGCTGCATGCCCTGGGAGATCGAGGAGATGGTGGAGGTCGTGGCAGAGCGGCTTGCGGTTCCGCTGGGCATCCACTGCCACAACGACAGCGGAACGGCGGTGGCGAACTCCCTGGCGGCGGTCCGTGTGGGCTGTGTGCAGGTGCAGGCGACGATGAATGGATTCGGTGAGCGAGCCGGCAACGCGAACCTGTGTGTGGTAGTCCCGAACCTGGAGCTCAAGCTCGGCGTCTCCTGTCTGCCGGAGGGGAACCTGCTCGACATGACCGCGGCATCCAAGTTCGTGAGCGAGCTGGCTAACCTGCCCCATGACCACCGGCAGCCCTATGTAGGCGAGTCGGCCTTCGCCCACAAGGGCGGGATGCACGTCAACGCGGTGCTGAAGCGTCCGGACTCCTTCGAGCATGTGCCGCCGGAGACGGTGGGCAACGAGCGGCGTATCCTCGTGAGTGACGTTGCGGGTAGCAGCACGATCGCCCATAAGCTCCAGAAGATCTGGCCGGGTCTCGACCGTCGCGACCCCTTCGTGAAGGACGTGCTGGAGCGGGTGAAGGCCCAGGAGAATCAGGGGTACGAGTACGAGGCCGCAGAGGGTTCGCTGGTGCTACTGGCCCAGGAGCTGAGAGGCGAGAGACCGGAGCTGTTCAGGCTGCACGGCTATCGGGTCCTGGCGGGCAAGCACGAGGAGACGTCGGAGCCCTTCGCCGAGGCGACGGTGGAGATCGACATCGACGGCGAGTCCTTCCACACCGCGGCGATGGGTACCGGGCCGGTGCATGCCCTCGACCTGGCGCTGCGGAAGGCGCTCCAGGAGAAGTACCCGAAGATCAACCTGATGGAGCTCATGGACTACAAGGTCCGCGTCCTGGAGGGCACACACGGAACAGCGACGGGCGTCCGTGTCATTATCGAGACGAGCGACGGCAAGGCGAGTTGGGGTACCGTGGGTGTGCACCAGAACATCATCGAGGCCACTTGGCGGGCCCTGGTCGACAGCATCGTGTACGGCCTGCAGAAGAACGGCGGCGACAAGATAGAGGGATAG
- a CDS encoding DUF6259 domain-containing protein, whose product MIAYLAALTAVVSFCQPAAAAVTQSANAIELTGDTYSFSFSKENGSLLSVNQAGKTGSIWKSGEQGLWNARFRDNTEVKAAAFKPTGERTFHWSTVEGGLKLEYSAPEIAVIVTVTAGSGSADFRAEVQPREKTILEFALPARLRFEPQSVQRFVSPMSGGSSVGAAFNNRFFEAQSQETPGGWEPKPFGTVGYETLYGGQLDQRADADPPVQIQVTDQGRQWLSASLVQRLSTATPVVNRPPTRAQADLVLVDSANGPYFSASHLGGTGYLWRLGGAVRQADAPNALDMVVQTVDKLAASASAPRTKIGLLSLTSGPERGAWAEVTLRDWATRLASTRAVTSGRAKLEQIATARAMMEALASPDYLVILNPYGEWAPILPGAGMAETVEAVGKFVRAGGNWFETGGYPFYYGMVPLRYFSCGTNYPAAFADFFHLDSRNGSSSVYRVQPQQWAPWEGARNPEALFVPGRIACGGDELGGYCDRPFSTFVNAGQSWRTPLVRMSLGRTAPDSLRDYAASNQINRRLEDKMSPELLTKLKDSVLVYYAGNAADKIKYLDLLPESTLVHFADYLKGGFDKEYPDHLPPNPGFGTGDDLRRLFDRCHELGLLVMPYTNPTWWCDHPRGPTFLREGEEPLLRGLDGKPVYEKYSANDGWTVCHWHPAVQAANRLTVKQFTTEYPVDVLFQDQCGARGWRYDTNPASPTPYAYSDGLVSMVAEDCKAVPLSTENGWDRVVNYEAQLCGMTWSIVPTEGGPAWRRLMKTQYPPNTWEVFPLAQYLAHDKTQMLHHDLGQFVTNRQVLAWTLGLGYSLSYRTSAAGLTSDASREWLLWLDRLQKSVCARYIGEPVVDFRHDRGPEPTVEDDGVIRATYGDVKLAVNLGPATREEAGQSLPSYGFYATAPGMVAANVSAGTDTVDYVAQQGNNGTDLWVYAPQESRIAVSLPDWTAPRAVVQLDGAAAQTVACTKGTLEIRTPRRDTAKRVEPPAALAARAPRDWPGAKPAVGVLDLGPAWGLSWTTITPAQWLEALGKSRLTQELGVPIKPIRTVPDLLNALKTGATGWLAIINPYGERFPVTGPGTWREMLALIRQYVENGGSWWETGGYSLHSATWSEGAGVQTEAVGPSGTGFFGLPVGSGDVEEPAVPLHVPEEGRAWLGEALTARVNRSISVVNRGLPRSSQDPGHVTLVAGPEDDFIGGYRLNGWGWLWRLGGFYPDPEVSTSVTAAALEYLYTHAPQPVKPGGIRYLWHATVEPAQ is encoded by the coding sequence TTGATCGCATACCTGGCTGCCCTTACTGCCGTGGTCTCCTTCTGCCAGCCCGCTGCGGCGGCTGTGACCCAGAGCGCGAACGCAATAGAGCTCACGGGTGACACCTACTCTTTCTCCTTCAGCAAGGAGAACGGATCCCTCCTGTCGGTCAACCAGGCGGGCAAGACCGGCTCGATCTGGAAGAGCGGCGAGCAAGGCCTGTGGAACGCCCGCTTCCGTGACAACACCGAGGTCAAGGCTGCCGCCTTCAAGCCGACCGGCGAGCGCACCTTCCACTGGTCGACCGTCGAGGGCGGGCTGAAGCTCGAGTACTCCGCGCCCGAGATCGCCGTCATCGTCACGGTGACTGCCGGCTCCGGTAGCGCCGACTTCCGCGCCGAGGTGCAGCCCCGCGAGAAGACGATCCTGGAGTTCGCACTCCCGGCCCGTCTGCGCTTTGAGCCCCAGAGCGTCCAGCGCTTCGTGTCTCCCATGAGCGGCGGCTCCTCCGTGGGCGCCGCCTTCAACAACCGGTTCTTCGAGGCCCAATCACAAGAGACTCCCGGAGGATGGGAGCCCAAGCCCTTCGGAACCGTTGGATATGAGACGCTGTACGGTGGCCAACTCGATCAGCGTGCTGATGCAGACCCGCCGGTCCAGATACAGGTGACCGACCAGGGGCGGCAGTGGCTCAGCGCCTCCCTCGTGCAGCGTCTCTCCACGGCGACGCCCGTTGTGAACCGGCCTCCGACGCGCGCGCAGGCAGACCTGGTGCTCGTCGACTCCGCCAATGGTCCCTACTTCTCGGCTTCTCATCTGGGCGGCACGGGATACCTGTGGCGACTGGGCGGCGCGGTCCGACAGGCGGACGCCCCGAATGCCCTTGACATGGTGGTCCAGACCGTCGACAAGCTCGCAGCTTCGGCCTCTGCGCCACGGACCAAGATCGGCCTTCTCTCACTGACCTCCGGACCCGAACGTGGCGCCTGGGCAGAGGTGACCCTTCGCGACTGGGCGACCCGCCTGGCCTCAACTCGTGCAGTCACCTCGGGGCGTGCGAAGCTGGAGCAGATCGCGACTGCCCGCGCGATGATGGAGGCCCTCGCATCGCCCGACTACCTGGTCATCCTCAACCCCTACGGTGAGTGGGCTCCGATCTTGCCGGGCGCGGGAATGGCCGAGACCGTTGAAGCCGTCGGCAAGTTCGTGCGCGCAGGCGGCAACTGGTTCGAGACCGGCGGCTACCCCTTCTACTACGGCATGGTTCCGCTTCGCTACTTCAGTTGCGGAACCAACTACCCGGCGGCCTTCGCCGACTTCTTCCACCTGGACTCCCGCAACGGTTCCAGCTCGGTCTATCGCGTGCAGCCGCAGCAGTGGGCGCCCTGGGAAGGCGCCAGGAACCCCGAGGCCCTCTTCGTGCCCGGACGCATCGCCTGCGGTGGCGATGAGCTTGGCGGCTACTGCGACCGGCCCTTCAGCACCTTTGTCAACGCCGGGCAGAGCTGGCGCACCCCACTCGTCCGCATGAGCCTCGGACGCACTGCACCGGACAGCCTGCGCGACTACGCCGCAAGCAACCAGATCAACCGTCGCCTCGAAGACAAGATGTCGCCCGAACTCCTGACCAAGCTCAAGGATTCCGTCCTCGTCTACTACGCGGGCAATGCCGCCGACAAGATCAAGTACCTCGACCTGCTGCCCGAGTCGACCCTGGTGCACTTCGCCGACTACCTCAAGGGCGGGTTCGACAAGGAATACCCCGATCATCTGCCGCCGAATCCCGGCTTCGGCACCGGCGATGACTTGCGCAGGCTCTTCGACCGCTGCCATGAGTTGGGTCTACTGGTCATGCCCTACACGAACCCGACCTGGTGGTGCGATCATCCGCGTGGCCCAACCTTCCTTCGTGAGGGTGAGGAGCCGTTGCTGCGAGGCCTCGACGGCAAGCCGGTCTACGAGAAGTACAGCGCGAACGACGGCTGGACGGTCTGCCACTGGCACCCGGCAGTCCAGGCGGCGAATCGCCTCACTGTGAAGCAGTTCACCACCGAGTACCCCGTCGACGTGCTGTTCCAGGACCAGTGCGGGGCCCGGGGCTGGCGCTACGACACCAATCCCGCCTCGCCCACTCCCTACGCCTACAGCGATGGTCTCGTGTCGATGGTCGCCGAGGACTGCAAGGCCGTGCCGCTGTCCACCGAGAACGGCTGGGATCGCGTCGTCAACTACGAGGCGCAGCTTTGCGGGATGACCTGGAGCATCGTGCCGACTGAGGGCGGCCCTGCCTGGCGTCGGCTGATGAAGACGCAGTACCCGCCAAACACCTGGGAGGTCTTCCCGCTGGCGCAGTACCTCGCCCACGACAAGACCCAGATGCTACACCATGACCTGGGCCAGTTCGTGACGAACCGCCAGGTGCTGGCCTGGACCCTCGGCCTGGGGTACTCGCTGAGCTACCGCACCTCCGCCGCCGGCCTGACCAGCGATGCCTCCCGTGAATGGCTGCTCTGGCTCGACCGCCTCCAGAAGTCCGTCTGCGCCCGCTACATCGGCGAGCCCGTGGTCGACTTCCGCCATGACCGAGGCCCAGAGCCCACGGTGGAGGACGACGGCGTGATCCGCGCCACCTACGGCGACGTGAAGCTCGCTGTCAACCTTGGCCCCGCCACCCGCGAGGAGGCCGGCCAGAGCTTGCCCTCCTACGGCTTCTACGCCACGGCGCCCGGTATGGTGGCGGCCAACGTGAGTGCTGGCACCGACACCGTTGACTACGTGGCACAGCAGGGCAATAACGGCACCGACCTGTGGGTCTACGCTCCCCAGGAATCGCGGATTGCCGTCAGCCTTCCGGACTGGACTGCTCCGCGCGCCGTAGTGCAACTGGACGGCGCAGCAGCCCAAACGGTCGCCTGCACCAAGGGTACCCTGGAAATCCGCACTCCGCGACGGGATACCGCCAAGCGCGTCGAGCCGCCCGCTGCTCTCGCCGCCAGGGCTCCCCGCGATTGGCCGGGTGCGAAGCCCGCTGTCGGCGTCCTCGATCTGGGGCCCGCGTGGGGCCTTAGCTGGACCACCATCACTCCCGCCCAGTGGCTCGAGGCGCTCGGCAAGTCACGGCTGACGCAGGAGCTCGGCGTACCGATCAAGCCCATCCGCACGGTGCCGGACCTTCTCAACGCTCTCAAGACGGGCGCGACCGGTTGGCTCGCGATCATCAACCCCTACGGGGAGCGCTTCCCGGTGACCGGCCCCGGTACCTGGCGCGAGATGCTCGCCCTGATCCGTCAGTACGTCGAGAACGGTGGAAGCTGGTGGGAGACCGGCGGCTACTCCCTGCACTCCGCTACTTGGTCGGAAGGAGCGGGAGTCCAGACCGAGGCGGTCGGTCCCTCCGGCACCGGGTTCTTCGGTCTGCCTGTGGGTAGTGGGGATGTCGAGGAACCTGCCGTCCCTCTCCACGTCCCCGAGGAGGGTCGTGCCTGGCTCGGCGAGGCGCTGACGGCCCGGGTGAACCGGTCCATCAGCGTCGTCAACCGCGGGCTTCCTCGTTCCTCTCAGGATCCCGGACACGTGACGCTTGTGGCAGGCCCAGAGGACGACTTCATCGGCGGCTATCGGCTCAACGGCTGGGGATGGCTCTGGCGTCTGGGCGGGTTCTATCCTGACCCGGAGGTCTCGACCTCCGTCACCGCGGCAGCCCTGGAGTACCTCTACACCCATGCGCCGCAGCCCGTTAAGCCCGGTGGCATCCGCTACCTGTGGCACGCCACAGTCGAGCCGGCGCAGTAG
- a CDS encoding PIG-L family deacetylase produces the protein MSERPCLVAFGAHAADVEFSAGATILKHARAGWDCHLVHLTLGEKGSVRLSAVEYGEQKRQEALEAAAVLQATVHFLPFRDGELVVQDEVATHLAQLLRRRQPKVILTHWCHSIHADHEATYALTQRAVFMACNRHFELDGLPPMRWARQYFPENWEDPGEFRPFVYTDISEEMADWERACKCYAIGRGEGGYPYWDRYEAQTRIRGIEIGVDHAQAFAVDESAWRQTRELL, from the coding sequence ATGTCCGAGCGACCCTGTCTCGTCGCCTTTGGTGCCCATGCCGCAGACGTCGAGTTCAGCGCTGGAGCCACCATCCTCAAGCACGCGCGAGCCGGCTGGGACTGTCACCTCGTCCACCTCACCCTCGGTGAGAAGGGTAGCGTCCGGCTCTCCGCCGTCGAGTACGGCGAGCAGAAACGTCAGGAGGCCCTTGAGGCTGCGGCAGTGCTCCAGGCTACCGTCCACTTCCTGCCCTTCCGCGACGGCGAGTTGGTCGTCCAGGATGAGGTGGCCACGCACCTGGCTCAGCTCTTGCGCCGCCGGCAGCCGAAGGTGATTCTCACCCACTGGTGTCACAGCATCCATGCCGACCATGAGGCCACCTACGCCCTCACCCAGCGTGCAGTCTTCATGGCCTGCAACCGACACTTCGAGCTAGACGGTCTGCCCCCGATGCGCTGGGCACGGCAGTACTTCCCCGAGAACTGGGAAGACCCGGGCGAGTTCCGTCCCTTCGTCTACACTGACATTAGCGAGGAGATGGCCGACTGGGAAAGGGCCTGCAAGTGCTACGCCATCGGTCGCGGCGAGGGCGGCTATCCCTACTGGGACCGCTACGAGGCCCAGACGCGAATCCGCGGCATCGAGATCGGCGTCGACCATGCGCAGGCCTTCGCCGTTGACGAGTCCGCCTGGCGGCAGACCCGCGAGCTCCTCTGA
- a CDS encoding Gfo/Idh/MocA family oxidoreductase, with product MTQTRQAKLAFIGAGGFATASLYPNLHQVPEIDLVAICDLDRAKAERNARNFGARAVYTEIDAMLDKEELDGVFVIGPGPLQYQLAPRVLERSIPVYVEKPSANTSVEARELAELAEAKGTWGQVGFMKRFADVYRMAKDILGRPEFGPIHKVSCKFAQGPYPQIWGIDSAKRSMLIGQLCHIFDLIRFFGGDVASLQAIYHEATPTQFAYLVNLQYASGAVGQLDVNGLEHKLGFRDIREVLHVTGLETYVECRDMLYLTWQEREDFTQVAPRAGRYVREFQPTWTGVNNSRATFGYLGEIQHFAQRCLGLVEGGPDLWDSVKSLQIGEAIYDSAHGAGTVTLA from the coding sequence ATGACACAGACCCGTCAAGCCAAGCTGGCCTTCATCGGCGCCGGCGGATTCGCCACCGCCTCGCTGTACCCGAACCTGCACCAGGTCCCCGAGATCGACCTCGTCGCCATCTGCGACCTCGACCGTGCCAAGGCCGAGCGCAATGCCCGCAACTTCGGGGCTCGTGCCGTCTACACGGAAATCGACGCGATGCTGGACAAGGAGGAACTCGACGGGGTCTTCGTCATCGGCCCCGGACCGCTTCAGTACCAGTTGGCGCCGCGCGTCCTCGAGCGCAGCATCCCCGTCTACGTGGAGAAGCCCTCGGCCAACACCTCCGTCGAAGCAAGAGAACTCGCCGAGCTCGCCGAGGCCAAGGGTACCTGGGGCCAGGTCGGCTTCATGAAGCGCTTCGCCGACGTCTACCGCATGGCCAAGGACATCCTCGGCCGGCCGGAGTTCGGCCCGATCCACAAGGTTAGCTGCAAGTTCGCCCAGGGGCCCTATCCCCAGATCTGGGGCATCGACTCCGCCAAGCGTTCCATGCTCATCGGCCAGCTCTGCCACATCTTCGACCTCATCCGCTTCTTCGGTGGCGACGTTGCCTCCCTGCAGGCCATCTACCATGAGGCCACGCCGACCCAGTTCGCCTACCTCGTGAACCTCCAGTATGCCTCGGGCGCCGTCGGCCAGCTCGACGTCAACGGCCTTGAGCACAAGCTCGGCTTCCGCGACATCAGAGAGGTTCTCCATGTCACTGGCCTCGAGACCTACGTCGAGTGCCGCGATATGCTCTACCTAACCTGGCAGGAGCGCGAAGACTTCACGCAGGTCGCCCCCAGGGCCGGGCGCTACGTTCGAGAGTTCCAGCCCACCTGGACCGGCGTGAACAACAGCCGCGCCACCTTCGGCTATCTGGGCGAGATCCAGCACTTCGCTCAGCGGTGTCTCGGCCTGGTGGAGGGCGGACCGGACCTGTGGGACAGCGTCAAGTCTCTGCAGATCGGCGAGGCCATCTACGACAGCGCCCACGGCGCAGGCACGGTGACGCTCGCCTAG